The genomic region GGTGGCGCTGGCCGGGATGGGTCCGACCATCCGGCGGGCGTACGGGGTCGAGGCGGCACTCGCCGAGGGCGCCGGTGTCACGGTCGCGGCGGCGCGCGCCGACGAGGGGTGCGACCCGCCCGACGACGTACGGGCCTCGGCGGCGTACCGGCGGCACCTCAGCCGGGTGCTTGTGGCCCGCGCCCTGACCGATTCCGGCGCCACCGCGGAGGAACCACGATGAGCATCGACGCCCGGCCCGGTACGACGACAGTCGCCGTCACCGCCACTGTCAACGGCCGCCCGGAGAGCCGTCGGGTGTCGGCGCGCACCCTGCTGGTCCACCTGCTGCGCGAGGAGTTGGGGCTCACCGCCGCGACGGTGGGCTGTGACACCAGCTCCTGTGGCGCCTGCACGGTGCTGCTCGACGGGCGGTCGGTCAAGTCGTGCACCCTGCTTGCCGCGCAGGCCGACGGCGCCGACATCCGCACCGCCGAGGGGCTCGCCGACGGCGACCGGCTGCACCCGGTGCAGGAGGCGTTCCGGGAGCACCACGCGCTGCAGTGCGGCTTCTGCACCCCGGGGATGGTCCTCGCGGTGGTGAGCCTGTTGGAGGAGAACCCGGGGCCGCTCACCGAGCACGACGTGCGGCACGCCCTCAAGGGCAACCTGTGCCGCTGCACCGGCTACCACAACATCGTCCGTGCCGTGCTCGCCCTCGACGGGGCCCGACAGGCCGGATGACCGCCAGACACCGGAAGGGAGGCCGACCATGTCGGCGCGTTACGTACTCGGGGTGAACATCGGCTTCCACGACTCCAGCGCAGCTCTGGTCCGCGACGGCGCGCTGTGCGCTCTGGTCGAGCAGGAGCGGGTCAGCCGCCGCAAGCACGCGGTGGGCCAGCCGCCCGCCGAGGCGATCGCCGCGTGCCTGGCGATGGCGGGCATCGGCGCGCGGGAGGTGGACACCGTCGCCATCGGCTGGGACTTCCGGGACATCCCGCTGGGCCGCAACCGACGGTTCACCACCGAGGGGCTGCGGGCCATGCTCTTCCCCGACGACGAGGACCTGACCATGCCCGCGGTCCGCTGGGTGCCGCACCACGTCGCGCACGCGGCCAGCGCCGTGTACAGCTACGACTGCGACGAGGCCGCCGTCCTGGTCCTCGACGGTGCCGGCGAGACGCAGTCGACCTCGTTCGGCAGGTACGCCGACGGCGAGATCGAGATCCTGCGGGAGTGGCCCGTGGAGCAGTCCCTGGGCTTCTACTACAACGCCGCCGCCGAGTGGGCCGGGCTGGGCTACTGGGGCACCGGCAAGCTGATGGGCCTCGCCGCCTACGGCAGACCGGGTCCGGGAGCGCCTGTGCGACCGGTTCAGGGCGGGTACGAGCTGGTCCGCGGCACGCCCACCGCCGAGGTCCCCAGCCGACGGGCCGCGACGCTCGGCCCGCTGATGGCGTACTACCCGGCCGTCGCCGAGTCGCTCAAACCCGAGTTCGGCAAGCTGTTCCCGTACGCGCCGCGCACCGGCGAGGAGCCCATCGCGTACGCGGACTTCGCCGCGACGATCCAGCAGGGGCTGGAGGAGACGGTGCTGTCCCTGGCGGCCGAGCTGCGTCGGCGGGTCGACACCCCGGTGCTGGCGCTCGCCGGCGGGGTGGCGATGAACTGCACCATGATCGGTGTGCTGGTCCGCAGTGGACTCTTCGATCAGGTATACGTTCCGCCGGTGCCCACCGACGCGGGGGTGTCCCTGGGGGCGGCGCTCGTCGCGGCGCGCGAGTGCGGGGAGTTCACGCCCACCCGCATCGACCACGCGTACTGGGGTCAGCCGATCACCACTGAGGCCGGTGAGGCGGCCGCCGCGCGCGCCGGCATGGTGCACCGCCGCCTCGGCGACGACGAGTTGGCCCGCTCCGTGGCAGGTGAACTCGCCCGCGGCCGGATCGTGGGCTGGGCGCGCGGCCGGGCGGAGATCGGGCAACGGGCGCTCGGCGCACGCAGTCTGCTTGCCGATCCGCGGTCCCGACGCAACCTGGAGCGCCTCAACGTGCTCAAGGGCCGGGAGATGTGGCGTCCGGTCGCGCCGAGCATTCTCGCCGAGCACGTGTCGGAGCTGATCGAGGGGCCGGTCGGCGAACCGTCGCGGTTCATGCTGGCCGCCGCGTCGCTGCGCCCGGACGCCCGGCTGCGGGTCCCGGCGGTGGCCCACGTGGACGGCTCGGCCCGCCCGCAGACCGTGCACCGCGACACCAACCCCGGCTACTGGGCGCTCATCGAGCAGTTCCGGCAGCTCACCGGCGTCCCGGCGGTGGTCAACACGTCGTTCAACCTGGCCGGTGACCCGATCGTGAACTCGGCCGCCGACGCGGTCGACACCTTCGTACGCGCCAAGGAGATCGACCTGCTGGTGCTCGGCGACGCGGTGGTGGCCCGCAGCGAGGCGGACCTGCCGGCCTGACGTGCGACGGGGCCGCCCGACCGGGCGGCCCCAACGGGTCGAGCGGGCTCAGACGCGGGTCGACTGGCGTTTGTTGCGCCACACCTGGCGGAGCCGGTCGACGAAGAAGTCCCGGTTCACCCAGTAGAACTCCAGCCAGATGTTGTCCGGGTCGCGCAGCCAGATCTGCGACCCCGCCTCGTGCTTCGACGTCGTGATGCCGGAGTGCGCGACGCCGACGGTGTCCAGGTGGGCCACCCACTCGTCCAGGTCGCCGCGTTCGGGCACGTGGTAGGCCAGGTGGTGCAGCCCGGGGCGCCGCTCGTCGAAACGGTCGCCATTGGCGCCGGTGGGGCCGTCGGCGCCGGTCTCGGGTGGGTCCTCGACGCAGCCCAGCACCACCGAGGCGAACGACGCCGTGTGCAGCAGGGTGCGGAAGCGGAAGCCGGACTCCTGTGGGGTGACGTCGTTGACCACCACCATCTCGAACACCGAGCAGTAGAACGCGGTGCTGCGCTCCAGGTCGACGACTGTGAGGTTGATGTGGTTACGACCGTCCAGGCGTGGCATCGCCGGCCTCCTCAGGCCGTCCGGCCGGCCGCCGCGACGGCCGGTCTGCCGGTGGTCCCGTCGCCGGCTGGCGCGGGCACCGCCGGCACGGCCTCCAGGACCGACATCGACGACGTCGGCGTGATCCGCGCCAGCCGGAACCCGGCGTCGTCGAGCAGCGCGCGGAACTCCGGCTCGGTGCGGGTCCGCCCGCCGAAGAGGGCGAGCGCCTTGACGTCCATCACCTTGCCGGTGTCGTCGTGGTTGCCGTAGCGGCTCACCGACTCGACGATCACCACTCGGCTGTCGGGCCGGGCGGCGGCGCGTACGTTGCGCAGGATCGTGGCGGCCCGCTCGTCCGGCCAGTCGTGGATGATCGTCTTGAGCAGGTACACGTCGGCGCCCTCGGGAAGCCTGTCGAAGAAGCTGCCGCCGCGCACCTCGCACCGCTCGGCGACACCCGCGCCTGCCAGCACGTCCGGCGCCTCGGCGACCACGTGCGGAAGGTCGAGCAGGATCGCGCGCAACTCGCGGTGGCGGGCGAGCAGGCCGGCGACGAAGGTGCCGTGGCCGCTGCCCACGTCCACAAGGGTCCGGGCCGTGCCCAGGTCCAGCGCCGGCGCCACGGTTCGCAGCACGAACGGGTTGACGCTCTCGGCCGACCGCTCGAACCGGACGCACTCGTACGGGTGGTCGGCGAAGTGGTCGTAGTAGCGGGTCCCGCCGTGCACGTGCCCGAACGCGGTCTCGCCGGTGCGCAGGCTGTGCGTCAGGCGGGCCCACGAGTAGATGTCAGGTGGCATGAGGGGGAAGCACTCGCGTACCGAGAACGGGTGGTCGCTGCGCAGCGGCTCGGCCAGCGGGGTGAGGCCGAAGACCTCGGGCGTGACCTCGGTGAAGATGCCCCGGCCGGCGAGCGCCCGCAGGCCACGGGTCAACGCGGCGGGGTCGGCGCCGACGCGCCCGGCCAGCACGTCCACAGGCATCGGACCCTCGACGAGCTGGTCGGCGACCGCGAGGTCACACATGACCCGGATGGTGAACGGAACGATGTAGTCGGCCAGTTCGGTGAGGCGGGTGACCGACGCGAGGTCGATGCGAGGCGTCACGGGCATGTCCGTACCGTATCCGGTCGAGCGTTGCGATACCAGATAGCATACGAGACACTTGATACGTGCATCTGAACCTGTTCACCCAGTGCTCGCCGTCGCCGCAGTTCAAGGGGTTCTGGCGGCACCCCGCCGACCGCAGCGCCACCGGCTACCGCGATCTCGGCTACTGGGTCGAGCTGGGTCGCCGGCTGGAGGCCGCCTGCCTGGACGCGCTCTTCTTCGCCGACGTGCACGGCACGTACGACGTCTACCAGGGCTCCTGGCGGGCAGCCGTCCGGCATGCCGTGCAGATCCCGTCGATCGACCCGCTGCTCGTGTTGCCGGCGATCGCGGCCACCACCTCCCGGCTGGGCCTCGCCGTCACCTACTCCACGACGTACCACGCCCCGTACGAGTGCGCCCGGGTGTTCAGCTCGCTGGACCACCTCACCGGCGGGCGGGTCGCCTGGAACATCGTCACCTCGTATCTGCGGTCCGCGTCGGCGAACGGGCTGGGGTCGTACCTGGACCACGACGAGCGCTACGACCGGGCCGACGAGTACGTCGAGGTGGCCCGCCGGCTCTGGGAGGAGAGCTGGGACGACGACGCGGTCCTGCGCGACGCCGCCGCGAACGTCTTCACCGACCCGGACCGGGTGCGCGAGATCGGCCACGACGGCCGCTGGTTCTCCGTACGAGGCCCGCACCAGTGCGAGCCGTCGCCGCAGCGCACCCCGGTGCTCTACCAGGCCGGCGCGTCCGGACGGGGAATGACGTTCGCGGCCCGGCACGCCGAGGTCGTCTTCCTGACCATGGCCGACCCGGCCAGCGGCGCGTCGCAGGTGGCCCGGCTGCGCGCCGAGGTTGCCGCTCACGGGCGCGACCCTCGCGCGGTCAAGGCGTTGCAGGGCAGCATGGTCATGGTCGCCCCGACCAAGGCGGAGGCACGCCGGCGGGCCGAGGAGTACGTGGCGCTGTGGAGCGGCGAGGGCCAGCTCGCCAAGTGGTGCGGCTGGATGGACGTGGACCTCGCGGCGTACCCGGACGAGACGCCGGTGGCGGAGATCGCCGGGCAGGGCAGCCAGAGCTTCGTGGGCTTCCTGCGCCGACTCGGACCCGAGCGCACCTGGACTGTCGGCGACGTGCGCTACCTGGTGGCGACAGCCCGCCGGCCCCGCACCGGAGCGCCGGTGACCCTCTTCGGCACTGTCGAGCAGGTCGCCGACCGGATGGAGGAGTGGTGCGCGGTGGCCGACGTGGACGGTTTCAACCTCATCCCCTGCCCGACGACCCAGGGCATCGACGACATCTGCGACCTGCTGGTGCCGGAGTTGCAGCGGCGCGGC from Micromonospora lupini harbors:
- a CDS encoding (2Fe-2S)-binding protein, translating into MSIDARPGTTTVAVTATVNGRPESRRVSARTLLVHLLREELGLTAATVGCDTSSCGACTVLLDGRSVKSCTLLAAQADGADIRTAEGLADGDRLHPVQEAFREHHALQCGFCTPGMVLAVVSLLEENPGPLTEHDVRHALKGNLCRCTGYHNIVRAVLALDGARQAG
- a CDS encoding carbamoyltransferase family protein; its protein translation is MSARYVLGVNIGFHDSSAALVRDGALCALVEQERVSRRKHAVGQPPAEAIAACLAMAGIGAREVDTVAIGWDFRDIPLGRNRRFTTEGLRAMLFPDDEDLTMPAVRWVPHHVAHAASAVYSYDCDEAAVLVLDGAGETQSTSFGRYADGEIEILREWPVEQSLGFYYNAAAEWAGLGYWGTGKLMGLAAYGRPGPGAPVRPVQGGYELVRGTPTAEVPSRRAATLGPLMAYYPAVAESLKPEFGKLFPYAPRTGEEPIAYADFAATIQQGLEETVLSLAAELRRRVDTPVLALAGGVAMNCTMIGVLVRSGLFDQVYVPPVPTDAGVSLGAALVAARECGEFTPTRIDHAYWGQPITTEAGEAAAARAGMVHRRLGDDELARSVAGELARGRIVGWARGRAEIGQRALGARSLLADPRSRRNLERLNVLKGREMWRPVAPSILAEHVSELIEGPVGEPSRFMLAAASLRPDARLRVPAVAHVDGSARPQTVHRDTNPGYWALIEQFRQLTGVPAVVNTSFNLAGDPIVNSAADAVDTFVRAKEIDLLVLGDAVVARSEADLPA
- a CDS encoding VOC family protein, producing the protein MPRLDGRNHINLTVVDLERSTAFYCSVFEMVVVNDVTPQESGFRFRTLLHTASFASVVLGCVEDPPETGADGPTGANGDRFDERRPGLHHLAYHVPERGDLDEWVAHLDTVGVAHSGITTSKHEAGSQIWLRDPDNIWLEFYWVNRDFFVDRLRQVWRNKRQSTRV
- a CDS encoding methyltransferase, with product MPVTPRIDLASVTRLTELADYIVPFTIRVMCDLAVADQLVEGPMPVDVLAGRVGADPAALTRGLRALAGRGIFTEVTPEVFGLTPLAEPLRSDHPFSVRECFPLMPPDIYSWARLTHSLRTGETAFGHVHGGTRYYDHFADHPYECVRFERSAESVNPFVLRTVAPALDLGTARTLVDVGSGHGTFVAGLLARHRELRAILLDLPHVVAEAPDVLAGAGVAERCEVRGGSFFDRLPEGADVYLLKTIIHDWPDERAATILRNVRAAARPDSRVVIVESVSRYGNHDDTGKVMDVKALALFGGRTRTEPEFRALLDDAGFRLARITPTSSMSVLEAVPAVPAPAGDGTTGRPAVAAAGRTA
- a CDS encoding LLM class flavin-dependent oxidoreductase yields the protein MHLNLFTQCSPSPQFKGFWRHPADRSATGYRDLGYWVELGRRLEAACLDALFFADVHGTYDVYQGSWRAAVRHAVQIPSIDPLLVLPAIAATTSRLGLAVTYSTTYHAPYECARVFSSLDHLTGGRVAWNIVTSYLRSASANGLGSYLDHDERYDRADEYVEVARRLWEESWDDDAVLRDAAANVFTDPDRVREIGHDGRWFSVRGPHQCEPSPQRTPVLYQAGASGRGMTFAARHAEVVFLTMADPASGASQVARLRAEVAAHGRDPRAVKALQGSMVMVAPTKAEARRRAEEYVALWSGEGQLAKWCGWMDVDLAAYPDETPVAEIAGQGSQSFVGFLRRLGPERTWTVGDVRYLVATARRPRTGAPVTLFGTVEQVADRMEEWCAVADVDGFNLIPCPTTQGIDDICDLLVPELQRRGLFRTAYDPAERTLRERYFGAGATVPARVPARDTQAPAEPATTRG